CTCAAACTGAGGCGGTCCCGAATCACGCAGAACTTCAGCCGCCCAGTCGTGCAAATTCGGTGCAGCTGTGCAGAACCGACTCCCAGCCTCTCCGTGCACGTCTTAAGGGCTCCTGGAGACAACTTCCTCCACAAAAACGCGCTCGGGTCAGGAAGCTCAGTCAGGACTAGCTTTCGCTGAAATGTTCGCCCTGTTCTGGGCTCGCTTCGCTGGGGCGCGCGGAAACGTGAACGCGTACGTCTCTTCGTCACTGCGCGCTCCCGGATGTAATTATTTCATCGCGAGAACTAGGTCGCGATTGGGAGACCAGGGGATATCCCGTCCGTGCTGAGGAGATGAGTGGGAATCTCCCTCTGTCAATCACCCAACATGTTCAAATTACGTAAGAGCAGCTCACAGTCGCACCTGTTTACTGAAACATGTCTGACTGGAAACTTTAATGACTGAACTAAGCAgcgtttaaaaaaataatgcacaTTATCTGCGTTATTGCCAGTCacccttcattttaaagttacacCGTTAAACATTATGTTGGGAACTCTGCATGAAAATTGCCCAAAGATATTAAACACAATTACTCTGTTTggtaaaatatttgtatttaaagcTCAACCACGAaacaatttgaatttgtttctttttaaaaagataattgcTACTAAACTTAGCTACAAAGTAGCACAactcaatttaaaataaagcGGGAGAAAGTATGCGTGTCTGGTGTAGAAGAGTGGGACTATATAGAAAAGTACATGTTTTAcaatcattattgttattatttttaggaTGAACTGGGATTGTCAATTTAATTATATGAAGAAGTGAAGTGATCTGACTACATATTTAATTGAcagtattatattttatttgcctttttttcctaCTTCTTTGTGTCCAATTGTCTTTTTGTCCCTTTGTGATGATGTATTGTATGTCATCGTATGTATGccatttgtttcattgtttgtgcctgtatcaaaacaaaagaaaagaaataggGCTGGCCGTTTTGATGGGCTGTAATTTATAGTCATATTAGTTTGATCATTAGTATGCAGACTGAACTCCTAACCTAGAAATAAAACAGATGGGTCTGTGGTCTAATGGGCACCTATTGTGGGTGTCCGTGACATGAAAGTTTGTTTATGTGAAAGTACCAGTATTCACCCATTTATCACTTCTGTGACACACACCTTAATATGGCAAGTGgcatcatttgttttaatgagcTGCATAGTAAATGAAATGGAAATCACCTGTGTGTAATCAGGTGTGACAAGGAACTGCAAAgttgattaatttttttaaaaaacgccTCATTACAAACAGGCTTTGTTCATGGGGGGAATTTTGATGTCACAGAAGGAAAAGCACTGGTGTAAAAAATTTGCTGATTCAGTTTCCTATTTCTGGTATTGTGCTTacttaaaaagaataaaacaattgTTAATGTTATGAAATTTCAGAAGACTATGATTTCTCTGCTGTTGTGAAAAAAGGTCCAGTCAGGGAATGGAAACAAGACAATTTCCAAGGTGAATAATAACCAATGGAAATATAGTTTTAAATCTGCTGAGAGCTGGATGTCAAGAATTTAGTGTTTGTAACAAGTAGATGCAGAAGTCACCATGAGGATAGGAAGAGTAAAGGGGGTACAGGGAGACACTGCCTGGCCTGTTTGACAAAATGCATGAGGGAGAATGAAAAAAGAACATGGAGAAAGGTTTTATAGCCTGAGATTTTTGACCATTATAATAAATCCTGTGTTTGGTGGTAGTACAGCACTGCACATTAGCAGAAATACATAATTGATGTCCCCACCATCATGCAAGGTGGAGACATCCTTTTGCTGTGGGAGTTTCTCTGCGGCAGGCCCACAGGGCTTGTGAGGGGGAACTCAATGCAGCAAAATACAGAGATTTCTGTGAGGGGAAACTGggatgagaggatgagagatgatttattttacagcaaGACAACAACCCCAAACATGAAGTCAACGCTGCACATAGATAGCTTTAAAAAGGAATTATGTCCAGGAAcggcaaaataaaaaaggtcaaGAGATTGTGGCAGGAGTTAAAAATTACTGTCCACTAAGCTATAATGTGAAttgacagagcttgagcagcttttcaaagaaaaatgttggACGAATTGCAATTGCCAGAAGTGTAAATCTTACACAGACCGATCGACTGTAAATATGACAGACTGTAGGCTGTGACTGCTGTCAAAACTACCTCAATAAATATGAATTTGAGGAAGGTGAATACATAAACATTCAATTATACCAGATTCATTCTTCATTTGGAGGACTTGTTCTGCATCCTGTTGATCAGTGCCAAAAAACTGAATTACATCCACTGTGATTGAAGActgtaaatcaataaaaaacaaaaatgaaaacaaccacACATTTTATAGGTACTAAATGTCATATgagaacatttgtttttttaaaaacaacaaacacagacattgtACGATTAATTAATCTTTTACTCCAAATTGCATTGCATCCCCTCCCAAAAcaatttcttcttttaaaaaataaaaaaataaggtgGCAGAATTACACTCAGAATGACAGTATGCAATTATTAGATGGTCTGATGAGCACCATCCCTATTTGGCATTGCATTTTAATCTTCAGGCAAGTCTGTTACAGCGATCTAATTGTCACAATATGTTGAGTTATTACTCTTCTCTCTGTGAGACTCTACAATTGTGTTAGAACCTTTGACTCCTGCATGACTTACAGTTCAATTTGTAACCAGTTGtggcatttaaaaacatgttaactAGTATTAGAAGTCAAAGGAAATACAGCATACACCTGtgcaaaatgtgtatttcaaaCCTTAAACAAAGTCTACGAGAGGCAAAACAGCGCTGTTCAGAAAAAGAGatgcaaaaaatgtcaaatatagtGTACACAAGAAGGTCTTCATATATTAGCTTTCCCCTCCACCACTGACAGAAgtgatacagaaaaaaaaacgcaTAGTTTGGAGCAAGCAGAATTGATCATCATCAGTTTGATCACACTTAATAACCTCTGACAAATCTCTATTGGTCATATCTTTTTCCAAATATATACATCTAGGCTAGTTTTAGGTTGTATACATGTATAACGTATAATGAACACACTGCCCTTCGATCTTCTGCATCcttcaatataaatatttatggGGTGTGGATGGAGACAACCAACGGTACAACCCTACAACAGAATGACACCATGTGACTCAACAGGCTCCCTCCTCTGTAACAACTGCGGGGTGGATTCAGGATGCCCTTCATGTCTGTAGTGCACACACATTATTAAGGGAGGAGTTATTGTACCCAGTCACCAGAAGGGGGCAGCACTGGCTAGTCTTTAGCATGGGTCCACAGGGCCAATGGGGTTTCATCAGTCATGTAATCCAAGAGGTGTCCCACAACAAGGATTAGCACATAACCACAGAGATGAGTCCATCCCCGGCCTGCAGCCCTCCAGTCTTTTCCAGTCAAGTCTGGCTCTTATCATTTTAAGAAGACAATGTAGAACGCCATGACCAAACAGGAAATCGCCACGGCAATGTGAAGCCGCGTCCCGATTACCGCAGCtggaaagagagatggagaataGAGAGGGTAAGGGAAGAAAATTACAGGTCAACAGCAAACATACAGATGGGTTAACGGTAAGGTGAGTGTTTGTAAACACAAGAAACTCTCCCCAAAAGACAAGTGCATACAATTACAGTGTGGTCTGAAAATATTTGAGCATTGCCACATCTTATGTTGTTGTGACTCTACAACAGAacaattgaaatgaaacaatgactgAGATTAAAGCTTTGACGTTgagcttgttgttttttttatatttccacaTTGGCCCTTTTCACAGTGGACATTCTGGAAGGAAATAATAACATCAGTGATGGCTTGGCTTGCTTCCATTAAAATACCCGGTTAAGCTTGTATGCCAAtgagccagcacacacacaagatctctgacaaattaaaggaaaaacccGAATAAATGAGTGGAGAAACATGGCTCCATTATGCTGAAGGGGGAATTTTACTGGCTCACTTGACCCCTTAGAGGGAAGGGTCActgcaaataaatacaaagttGTTCTGACAGATcctgttttcctttaatttgtcacccatCTGTGTTTGAGATGCAACATTCATTAATGTTGTTAATTACATTACACGCTTTCCCTGTTACGACATGTCAAAAAGTCTGTTGTGAAAAAGGACTATTGGTAAAGAGAATCAGGACATTACtaaattcacacacattttttttttatacggCGAAACAGCATCAAATGTTTGTACTGACCATATCAGTCACCTGACATAAATTCTCTTAAGCTGGTGTTTAACTGGCTGAAGATGGAAGTGAAGTAAAATGCCCTCAAAACAAGCAGGGAGTGCTCACCAAGATATATACAGAATGCCTGCTGTGGTCTGAGGGTCACAGACTTCAAAGGCATTGAGTGCAAAGGATATGACTTAAATACTGATGATGGAGACTTAATTTAAGTTTGTGTTAAATAATTTTTGGTTCCCTAAAATTGGAGTATTTACAGtgtttagaaaaacaaatgaacacagtcaAATAATAGCAGGAAGTTGTTGGCACAAGGTCCCACACTGCTACTGATAGAGAAAATGTTCAATGACTCCATAGGATGGAGAGGAATGAAAAATGGATTTATGCACCAAGATGATATTTCTCCAGTTTTGTAAACACCTCTGAGTCTGCACTTAAACATACATTTGTCTCCCTAAAACGACACACAAAAGATGTCAATGACACTGGTGACATCTTCCACTAtttcaaatgtcattttaataaaaccACTTTTTAGAGAATCAAGTTTTAAGTATTCCCTTATGAACACTATGTGCAGAAATCACATGTGTTTGTTGAATCAGCATCTTGTAAAATTCATTACACCTCTACCTTTGTAGAAGACACCCCACACTCCTTTCTTCTCTGACAGCAGCCAGCTGTTGATGCGAGGCACCTTTTTGAGATATGCACAGGTGCAGATGAACAGCAGCCCAAACACCAGGATGCCATCGAAAGAGTAAACTGTGGAAGAAGGGAAAATATAAGATCACACAGTCTGCCTTAGATGCCAGCTAGCTCAACTTATTCACATTGTAagttacaaaacaaaatgagacagaCACAACCACAGATATAAATTatgaagaatagaaaataaatgttctccACTATTTTAGATAATATAAAGACTAACATACACCTTGTCTTGTGGTGGATTTTCCCTTTATCCTACATGTACATGCTCTGTTGTTGACTGTGGTAAGTCCAGAGCTACTTACagttacaaaaacatttactaTATAACGTTCATGTACCCACATTAGTAGAAAAAGGGTTGATATTTCAAGGACAAACGTCAGTGACATGCTAACAGGTTTTATTGCCCCTTTAGATTATAGTTGTGATCTAGCTATCTGGAATTTTTAGCATGAGCCTCTGATAGCCTAACGTTAGTCAATGCTAGTTAGCAAGAAACCTTGTAGCATCACAAAAATACGATGTAACATGCTTATTTGTTATTGAGGGCGCCAAACCGCTCTATTAATCTGTAATTGTAACACTGCTAAAATGAATAAAGAAGAATTAGGTTTGGTGCCAACAGACTAGCAGTGCTACTCAGGGCCACGTCTACAGCTAACCTAGCTTCCACGTTAGCCTTCCGTCTACGAAGCAGCTAGCCTAACTTACATGTCCTGTTCTGCTGCTGACACTTCTAAGCTAGTTGCATAATGAAGTAAACCTACCATTTGTCATATTCGCAGGTTGCTCTTTGACGATATTCTATGACTGTTTATTCTTTAAATTAGCAATCCATCATGTATTATAAAGTGGAGATATGATGCAGTGGACTTCGCTTCGCATTCACTGAGTTGACATTTCCGGTTTCACTGGCTTACGTTCTTCTTCTACGTTATAGGATTGTTTTTGTGCCTCCAGCATTACTGCCATCTACTGGAATTTGTGATTTACTGCTACATGTCGCCGTGAAGTTTACATTTAtccatattttttgtttgttgacaaacaataaaagataCACATTTTATATCTTAATCTGATTCTTTTGTCACATACATCCTTTCAATAAATATACTTTACCATGAAGACTCAGAGCAACCTTTATCTCAACTCATTAAATATACTTCAGTGTACAGAGTTTCCTTTTGTAGGAAAGTTTCCCACAAATTAAATTGCTTGCAGCTCAAGCCAAGCCAAACTGAAACATATTTGGAAAAAGAGAAACTGAATTATTCCTATTCATGCAGCATGTgtgtacattttaattttaccaGGTAACACATGACCATGGTCACCATCTATAGTGAGGAAACTTAAATTTTGCAGGTATTGTGTCTGTTGAGAATATGTTGCCAACAAATGGGCAGGACTGATCATATAGACATATACAGGGCTTTCGTTGCTCACAACATGTCTTACACAGGATGTGGCCGTCACACTGCGCTCCGTCATATAGGACATAGAGGCAGCACCTACAGTAGAAGGAGGACAAGAGTAGGATTAACAAA
This Pagrus major chromosome 6, Pma_NU_1.0 DNA region includes the following protein-coding sequences:
- the tmem167b gene encoding protein kish-B is translated as MTNVYSFDGILVFGLLFICTCAYLKKVPRINSWLLSEKKGVWGVFYKAAVIGTRLHIAVAISCLVMAFYIVFLK